A stretch of the Xiphias gladius isolate SHS-SW01 ecotype Sanya breed wild chromosome 19, ASM1685928v1, whole genome shotgun sequence genome encodes the following:
- the rtn4r gene encoding reticulon-4 receptor yields MKTVIIDGGRLLFLVMWLNLVPQTDSCPAKCVCYSEPRPTVACQQQGLFSIPTEIPVRSQRIFLQANKLTVVRSTSFSSCHNLTVLWLYSNNISYIEAGAFYGLEKLEELDIGDNSNLRTISPTAFRGLTKLHTLHLHRCGLSELPIGVFRGMFSLQYLYLQDNNILTLHDDTFLDLANLTYLYLHNNKIKIVTDNMFRGLISLDRLLLHENRVIYVQPRAFSDLGKLKSLFLFFNNLTVLSGETMDPLVSLQYLRLNGNQWICDCRARTLWDWFKRFKGSSSELECNVPDFLAGKDLKRLKSEDLEGCVETPQIQTNLFSSKAQSGKFPSTENPLGDTIPRCCLGDNDKSSILSGKSRQITNNPLKEKENMSKTKFKEPERTKNETQNKQNDGPLGTLSNTLDKSLENLNPDLIDNLESSTASNKKKKKCSKKPKSDAHCIKGRGSTLRVLRSLFIPMIWISLAMS; encoded by the coding sequence GGGGGCGACTCCTGTTTCTGGTGATGTGGCTGAACCTTGTGCCTCAAACTGACAGCTGCCCTGCCAAGTGTGTGTGCTACAGTGAGCCCAGGCCCACTGTGGCCTGCCAACAACAAGGACTGTTTTCCATCCCTACTGAGATCCCTGTGCGGAGCCAGCGGATATTCCTCCAGGCCAACAAGCTCACGGTGGTGAGGTCCACCAGCTTCAGCTCTTGCCACAATCTCACTGTTCTCTGGCTCTACTCAAACAACATTAGCTACATTGAAGCTGGAGCCTTCTATGGCTTGGAAAAACTGGAGGAACTGGACATTGGAGACAACAGCAACCTCCGCACCATCAGCCCTACAGCCTTCCGGGGCTTAACTAAGCTGCACACCCTCCACCTGCACAGGTGCGGTCTGTCAGAGCTCCCAATTGGGGTTTTCCGAGGAATGTTCTCCCTACAGTACCTTTACCTGCAGGACAATAACATACTCACCCTGCATGACGACACTTTTCTGGACCTTGCCAACCTCACCTATCTCTACCTTCACAATAACAAGATCAAGATAGTAACGGACAACATGTTTCGAGGCTTAATCAGTCTGGACCGGCTACTGCTACACGAGAACCGGGTTATCTATGTCCAACCCAGGGCTTTTAGTGATCTTGGTAAGCTGAAATCCCTGTTCTTGTTCTTCAACAATCTTACTGTGTTGTCAGGGGAGACCATGGACCCGCTGGTGTCCCTCCAGTATTTACGTTTAAATGGTAACCAGTGGATCTGTGACTGCCGGGCGAGGACCTTGTGGGACTGGTTCAAACGTTTCAAAGGTTCCAGCTCTGAATTGGAGTGCAATGTTCCTGATTTCCTGGCAGGAAAGGACCTGAAACGTCTTAAGAGCGAAGACTTGGAGGGATGTGTCGAAACACCTCAAATCCAGACCAATCTCTTCAGTTCCAAGGCACAGTCTGGGAAATTCCCTTCCACCGAAAATCCCTTGGGGGACACCATCCCTAGGTGTTGCCTTGGAGATAACGATAAGTCCTCTATCCTGTCTGGCAAGAGCCGCCAAATCACTAACAACCCCCTtaaagaaaaggagaacatGTCCAAGACTAAATTTAAGGAGCCGGAACGAACAAAAAACGAGACCCAGAACAAGCAAAATGATGGACCACTGGGAACCTTGTCCAACACCCTGGACAAGTCTTTGGAAAATCTAAACCCTGACCTCATAGACAATCTGGAATCATCTACAGcgtcaaacaaaaagaaaaagaagtgttCCAAAAAGCCCAAATCAGACGCCCACTGCATCAAAGGCCGGGGTTCTACTTTGCGAGTGCTTCGCTCTCTCTTCATTCCCATGATCTGGATATCTCTAGCCATGTCTTAG